The genomic DNA AAAGACTACGTGTGCCAAGTCTTTGGTTTTAATTTTTAAATCCGATAAGGTAGATACTCCCCCATTATTTAACCAATCCTGTATCTATAATGGTCACGGTTACAGTAGGGTTAATGTTTACTCGATCAATTGACTTGGGCCAGTCTAGGTTTTTCCATGTGTGATAATCCATTTTTCTTTTTATATACTTTCCTAAACCGAGATTATCTATTTGATGTTCCTTCATAATTTCTAATATTTCATTTATTTCATTTTCTAAATATTCTTGAATATCTCTCTCCATCTCTGCCATTTGTTTCTCATTATTAATATCTTTTTTTCCTTGGTATTCCAGTAAAAATCCTTTGAGTTCAATTGACAAATTCACATTGATATCTTGATTATTATTTAATTCAACCTTTATATTTCTTTTATTCTTTAAAAAACTAAATAATACGTTCTCTTCTTTATTAATTTTAATTAATAATTTGCCCTCTTTAAACTCACCAGTTAAAAGAAAGAAAACTCTTGCTTTTATTTCTGGTAGTGATGTTTTTAACTGATCATCACTAAATAATGCAATACCTTCCGACATGATTCCATCTTCAGATTGTAAAATAATTGGAGCAATAGGATCAATAGCGTCATCTAGGTAATCTCTCGCAAACTTAAGTATATCCATTTCAGGAATGGTATTTAACCTTGCTTCTTTTTTCAAAAGCTCTTCGATAACACTATCAACCATTTGAAAATTGGGATAGTCTTTAGATAGCATTTGTTGTGGGCTGCCTTTTACAATAGACAGTTTTACAGTTGGTCTTAAAACTGGATCACGATAGAATGTATCGATTAAATCCCATACTCCTTTTTCTGCAAGGTTCTCTCCAATTAGAATACTCCTTACTTGACCCAAAACTAGATTTTCATCTGTCTTTTGATTCAAAAATAACATTGATTCCCTTGGAGTATCAACTACAGTAGTGTTTGTTTGCTGTTCTAAGGTTTCTGCTATTGGAAATGAGACGGTTACTTTAAGCTTTCCGATATCCTCTCCTTCCTCAATTGACTCATAACCTATTGTATGAATAAATCCTAACTCCTCAACAATTTTTTGGTCCATACATCCCGATTGCATCAACAAGATTAGACTAATCAGTAAAATTCTAGCCATTACTTCTCCTTTTTTTAAAAATAATCATCAATAATAATAGTGGTAAGAAGACAGATAGGAACAATTGAACTTTTGTTAAGGCAGATAACAAAATGATTGATTCTTTTTTTGTTACAAAAGGGAGCGTTGATAAATATCCAACTATCAATAATACAAAAACAATAAGATTATCACTCCATTTAACCACCCTTTTTAAGGTAACTAAACTAATCCAGACATACATCGTAATAGTAATTAACACCTTTAAATAAAATAATATAAAAATGATAGAGTCCAATCGTTCAATAAATTCAAATTCGATATATCTCATTAAAGTTACTACTGGGTAAACTTGACGAGTTAATTGTTGTATACTGTTAAATCCATAACTAAATATAGTAACAATCAAATATACAAAGGAAGTATATAAGTGGGCCCAAAAAACATATTTAAAACCGCTTTTCTCTTTACTTATATACGGGAACATAAATAGTATGACTTCAAACCCTAGAAATGCAGTATATAATTCGATAATCCCTCCATAAAAGTCCTTATTTTCATTAAACAAAAATGTAGAAAATTGCAAAAAGGAGAAGTCAGGAACAAAATAAAATAAAAGAAATATTATTGGTGCAGATAAAAAGAAAAATATAGTAGTGATATGAACTATTGTTATAATTCCTCTTGTGACAAGGTAAAAAGCAAGAATTAATGTTAACAGTACAAACCACTGTATATCAGTATAAGGAAAATATAAAAACTTCATAACATATGCATAGTGTTTTGCGATTGTAACAGCAAGAATTGACCAGAATATGCTTAAAGAAATATATAAAAGCATTAGTATCATCTTTGCCTTTGAATTTAAACTCTCAATTGTTTCAAAAATCGACTCACCTTTATTAAAACTATAAATTTTAGCAATCAATCCAATATGAATCAAAACAACAACTGAAATAGGTATAATCATGATCCAACCGTTATATCCAAAATGAGTGGCTATAATATTTGGTAAGCTAAAGAACACTATACCCATTTGAGTCATATAGGTAATAAAAAATAAATAGAACGGTTTAAATGTTTCATTTTGCATATTTAGGCTCCTCCTTCACTTATTTCTTAAAGAACTGATAAGGAGCACGAATAATAGTATCTTTTAAGTCCTTCAAAGATAATGGTGCTATAGGTTTAAAATAATACTCTCCCATATTTTTTAAACTGCAAAGATGAATTAATAAAAGAATAAATCCAAAAATGATTCCAAAGAATCCCGCTATTGATGCCAGAATAATAAAAATAAATCGAGCAATCCTTAAAGAAGCGGTCATAATAATATGTGGAACGACAAAAGAAGAAATAGCAGATATCGAAACAACGATAATGAGTATATTACTTGTAAAACCAGCCTCTACTGCAGCAGTACCAATAACTATACCTCCAACTATACCAATTGTTTGTCCTATTTTAGACGGTAGTCTTGCTCCTGCTTCTCTTAACAACTCAATAATACTCTCAATAATTAATGCCTCAATTAGTGGGTTAAATGGCACACCACTTCTTGACTTAATAAACTCATGCAGTAATTTAACAGGAATAATCTCATAGTGAAACATCGATACTGCTACATAGAATGCAGAAGCAAATAATGTTATTACTAATGCAGCAAATCTTAATGCCCTGGATAGAGTACCAAGTAACCATCTTTGGTTGTAATCATCTGGAGATTGAAAAAATTCAAAAAAACTAGTTGGGGTTGATAATGAATAGGGACTACCATCTAACAAACAAATAACTCTTCCCTCAAGCAACTTTGAAGTTGAAACATCTGGACGCTCTGTCGTAAAATATTGTGGGAAAATAGAAAGCGGCTTCTTATCTAAGTATTGTACTAGTTGGTTTAAATCATTAATCCCTTTTATGTCAATGCCATTGATTTTTTCTTGTAATTCTTTCACTAACACAGAAGAAGTAATACCCTCAATATATAATAAATACATTTTCGTTTGAGTTAACGTGCCTATTTTATAACTAACTACCTTTAAAGAGTCTGATTTTAATCTTCTCCTAATCATAGAAAGGTTTGTTCCAATGTCTTCTATAAAAGCTTCTTTAGGTCCTACAATTACAGTTTCGATTTCTGCTGCTGAAACACTTCTTGTTTTTGGGACATAAATATCAACTGTATAGGCTAATGAATTTTTAAAAATGACTAATGCTTTTCCTTCCAGAATCCCATTAACCATTGAGTTAAGATCTTCTTCCTGTTTAAATTCTTTTCTTCTTAATATATTTATCACTTCATCGTTTTTTATATTTGAAAATGGTTGTACAATATTATTTCTCAATTCCTCTTCCCCTACTAAATGCCCGAAAAATAATACCTCAATTTCTAACTCAGGAAATGTCCTAGTTACTAAATCATCACAATCATCTAGTCTACCCTTAATATGTTCAGACAGATTTTTGTTTATATACATAATAAATTCCTCTCAAAACGTTATTAACGTAAGTATTGCAAAATTGTGTTATTTTTATTCAGAATTTTGTTAAACCGCTTCTCTCTCATATAGTCAGTATTGCAGAATTATGTGAGGTAAAGACAAATGCCCCTTGAAGCCTATCGTACATGTGAAGGAAGCTCTCGATCGTTTAATGTGCCTTTAGGTTATATCATCTTTTGGTAAATTAAAATACTTCGCAATTTTTGGTTTACAACGGTAACAATTGCGTTTATCAAAGCGAGATGCCATGTTTGAATACATAACTTTAATAACTGAAAAAAGCGCTCTTCTTATCAAAGAACAGCACCTAGATTTTGGAATAACTAGGTTAAGTAAATAACCCAATTTCTTTTATTCATCATTCATATAAATCTAATTGATAATAGACAATGTCTAACCATTTTCCAAATTTATATCTGATATGTTTTAATCTACCGACCAAATGAAAACCAAACTGTTCATGCAATTTGAAGCTTCCAACATTTTCTGAATCAATAACAGCAATTAACGTTCTCACTTTTCGTTTCGCTTCTTCAATTAATTTTTGTAAAAGTTGTTTTCTAACCCCCTTTCCTTGATGTTTTGATGAGACATAAACAGAATGTTCCATGGAAAATTTATACCCTTCATTTGGATAAAATCGTTTAAATGTGGCAAAACCAATGACTTCTCATTTC from Lysinibacillus irui includes the following:
- a CDS encoding spore germination protein, whose translation is MYINKNLSEHIKGRLDDCDDLVTRTFPELEIEVLFFGHLVGEEELRNNIVQPFSNIKNDEVINILRRKEFKQEEDLNSMVNGILEGKALVIFKNSLAYTVDIYVPKTRSVSAAEIETVIVGPKEAFIEDIGTNLSMIRRRLKSDSLKVVSYKIGTLTQTKMYLLYIEGITSSVLVKELQEKINGIDIKGINDLNQLVQYLDKKPLSIFPQYFTTERPDVSTSKLLEGRVICLLDGSPYSLSTPTSFFEFFQSPDDYNQRWLLGTLSRALRFAALVITLFASAFYVAVSMFHYEIIPVKLLHEFIKSRSGVPFNPLIEALIIESIIELLREAGARLPSKIGQTIGIVGGIVIGTAAVEAGFTSNILIIVVSISAISSFVVPHIIMTASLRIARFIFIILASIAGFFGIIFGFILLLIHLCSLKNMGEYYFKPIAPLSLKDLKDTIIRAPYQFFKK
- a CDS encoding GerAB/ArcD/ProY family transporter yields the protein MQNETFKPFYLFFITYMTQMGIVFFSLPNIIATHFGYNGWIMIIPISVVVLIHIGLIAKIYSFNKGESIFETIESLNSKAKMILMLLYISLSIFWSILAVTIAKHYAYVMKFLYFPYTDIQWFVLLTLILAFYLVTRGIITIVHITTIFFFLSAPIIFLLFYFVPDFSFLQFSTFLFNENKDFYGGIIELYTAFLGFEVILFMFPYISKEKSGFKYVFWAHLYTSFVYLIVTIFSYGFNSIQQLTRQVYPVVTLMRYIEFEFIERLDSIIFILFYLKVLITITMYVWISLVTLKRVVKWSDNLIVFVLLIVGYLSTLPFVTKKESIILLSALTKVQLFLSVFLPLLLLMIIFKKRRSNG
- a CDS encoding GNAT family N-acetyltransferase, producing the protein MEHSVYVSSKHQGKGVRKQLLQKLIEEAKRKVRTLIAVIDSENVGSFKLHEQFGFHLVGRLKHIRYKFGKWLDIVYYQLDLYE
- a CDS encoding Ger(x)C family spore germination protein; translation: MARILLISLILLMQSGCMDQKIVEELGFIHTIGYESIEEGEDIGKLKVTVSFPIAETLEQQTNTTVVDTPRESMLFLNQKTDENLVLGQVRSILIGENLAEKGVWDLIDTFYRDPVLRPTVKLSIVKGSPQQMLSKDYPNFQMVDSVIEELLKKEARLNTIPEMDILKFARDYLDDAIDPIAPIILQSEDGIMSEGIALFSDDQLKTSLPEIKARVFFLLTGEFKEGKLLIKINKEENVLFSFLKNKRNIKVELNNNQDINVNLSIELKGFLLEYQGKKDINNEKQMAEMERDIQEYLENEINEILEIMKEHQIDNLGLGKYIKRKMDYHTWKNLDWPKSIDRVNINPTVTVTIIDTGLVK